The genomic region CCCGTACAATTCCTCTCCCGATACCAACCAAGAAATCCGTCGACCATGCGCACGTCCCGCTTTCCGCTCGCCACCTTGAAAGAAGTCCCCGCCGACGCCGAGGTCATCAGCCACCAGCTGATGCTGCGTGCCGGCATGATCCGCAAGGTCGCGGCCGGCGTATACAACTGGCTGCCGCTGGGGCTCAAGGTACTGCGCAAGGTCGAGACCATCGTGCGTGAGGAAATGGACCGTGCCGGCGCCCTGGAAGTCCTGCTGCCCTCGGTACAACCGGCTGAGTTGTGGCAGGAATCGGGGCGCTGGGCACAATACGGGCCCGAACTGCTGCGCATCAAGGACCGCCACGAGCGCGATTTCTGCTACGGCCCGACCCACGAGGAGGTCATTACCGACCTCGCCCGCGGCGAGCTGAAGAGCTACAGACAGCTGCCGGTGAACTTCTATCAGATTCAGACCAAGTTCCGCGATGAGGTGCGCCCGCGCTTCGGCGTGATGCGCGCCCGCGAGTTCCTGATGAAGGATGCCTATTCCTTCCACAGTGACCAGGCCTCGCTGGAAGAGACCTACCGGATCATGTTCGACACCTACACGCGTATCTTCACACGCCTGGGCCTGAAATTCCGTCCGGTGCAGGCCGACAGCGGCGCCATCGGTGGCGCCGTGTCGCACGAGTTCCATGTACTGGCCGAGTCCGGTGAGGACGCCATCGCCTTCTCGGATGCCAGCGGGTATGCCGCCAACGTCGAGTTCGCGGAGGCGCTGATGCCGGCCGGTACGCGCCCCGCGGCAACACAGGCCATGCGCACCGTCGCCACGCCCGGCGTGCACAGCATCGAAGAGGTCAGCGCATTCCTGAAGATCGCGCCCGCGCACTGCGTGAAGACCCTGCTGGTACAGGGTGCCGAGGACGACAGCGTGGTCGCACTGATCGTGCGCGGCGATCATGAGCTCAATAAGATCAAAGCCGAGAAGCACCCGGCGGTCGCGAGCCCGCTCACCTTCGCCTCCGATGCACAGGTCAGGACCGCGACCGGCGCCTCACCGGGGTCGGTGGGCCCCCTGGGCCTCCGGATCCCGGTCATCGCCGACCGTGCCGCTGCGCACCTCGCCGACTTCGTCTGCGGTGCCAATGAGGACGGCCACCACCTGACCGGCGTGAATTGGAGCCGCGATCTGCCCGCGCCCGAGGTCGCGGATCTGCGCAACGTCCAGCCCGGCGATCCCAGCCCTGATGGCAAGGGCGTACTGGGCGTCGCCCGCGGCATCGAGGTCGGGCATATCTTTCAGCTTGGCACCAAGTACAGCGAGGCGCTCAACGCCAAGGTGCTCGACGAGAACGGTCGCGAGTCGGTGATGCTCATGGGGTGCTATGGCATCGGTGTGTCGCGCGTAGTGGCCGCAGCCATCGAGCAGAACCACGACGACAAGGGCATCCTCTGGCCCGAGCCCATCGCACCGTTCCGCGTCGCCCTGCTACCCATGGCCATGAAGAAGTCCTACCGTGTCGCCGCGGCCTGCGAGGCGCTCTATACGGAGTTCCAGGCCGCCGGCATCGAGGTGTTGTTCGACGACCGTGATGCGCGTCCCGGTGTGATGTTCGCCGACATGGAACTGATCGGCATCCCTCATCGGGTGGTGGTAGGAGAGAAAAACCTGGATGCGGGTATGGTCGAATACAAGCGTGGTCGCGGCGAAGCGGAGCTGGTGCCACTGGAGCAGATCGTCGCGCGGCTCAAGTAACGGCACCAGTATACCGTTACTGAAATACAATCAACCACGAAGGACACGAAGTGATGCAGATGGTAATGCAAGAAATCCTTCGTGTCCTTTGTGTCCTTCGTGGTTACACATGCCCTGTCACGCGGCCACTATGGCGCGCACGGTAAAATACCTCCTCGGCAGTCTATACGCCGCAGTCACCGCCGTGCTGCTGGTGTATACCGGTGCCGCCAATGCCGCCGTGCAGGAGCGCCCCGATGCCGCCGATCGCATTCTGCTCGGCCAGGCCATCACCACGGCCGAGAGCTTCGAGGACCGCTTCGATGCCGAGGTCTGGCTCACCGACATGGCCAACCGGCTCAAGCGCTGGGACGAGATCCCCGCCGAGGAACGTGTGCTGATCCTGCAGACCGTGCACCAGGAGGCGACGCACGCCGGCCTGGCCCCCGAACTGGTACTGTCGGTAATCCACGTCGAGAGCAATTTCGACCGCTTCGCCATTTCGTCGGCCGGTGCACGTGGGTTGATGCAGGTCATGCCCTTCTGGCTCGACGAGCTGAACCGCCCTGGCGACGACCTGTTCGATATCCGCACCAACATCCGCTTCGGCTGCATCATTCTCAAGCACTACCTCGACCGCGAGAAGGGCAACCACTCCCGCGCCCTGGCCCGCTACAACGGTAGCGTCGGCAAGACCTGGTATCCGATACGGGTCTTCGAGGCCATGCGCAAGCGCTGGTATCTTCAGTAGGGAATCCCCTCAACGCGCATTCTTCAGGCCGCGGACTGGTGGAATCAACGGACGGTCCCGTACCGGTGATCAATCGATCCGGTAATGCTTTTTGATTGGTTTGATGACTTTCCAGGTACAACTCAGGCCGGCGGAAAAATCCACCAGGTCGAGTTCTTTGATCGTCACCGGCTCACCGTTATCGGGTGTCACAATAGCCTCGCCTTCGATGAGGTAACACTTCTCACGTGTCGAATACGTCCGGGTAAATGTAGAAACCTCTTTACTCCGGGTCGGCCAGTCAAAGACAAACATGGTTTCAAGCTTCATCGGTGTCGGGTTGTGTTCGATGGTGATCTGTCCCATTGCAAACTCCACTCTGAAATACGGTCAGTGAACGCTGGAATTGCCGTGCACGCCCTGCGCACTGCAACGTGCATCTACAGTACCCCATCGTTACAGGGATCACTATCAACCGCATGGATTAGCCGTGATTTACACCACATCGGCACGACACACAGTCACTTCGCCTGGTGTTCAGGTGGCTCAGATAGACTACCCGGCCCCATCCTCACCGACCGCGGGGATTCTGCTT from Gammaproteobacteria bacterium harbors:
- a CDS encoding proline--tRNA ligase, which codes for MRTSRFPLATLKEVPADAEVISHQLMLRAGMIRKVAAGVYNWLPLGLKVLRKVETIVREEMDRAGALEVLLPSVQPAELWQESGRWAQYGPELLRIKDRHERDFCYGPTHEEVITDLARGELKSYRQLPVNFYQIQTKFRDEVRPRFGVMRAREFLMKDAYSFHSDQASLEETYRIMFDTYTRIFTRLGLKFRPVQADSGAIGGAVSHEFHVLAESGEDAIAFSDASGYAANVEFAEALMPAGTRPAATQAMRTVATPGVHSIEEVSAFLKIAPAHCVKTLLVQGAEDDSVVALIVRGDHELNKIKAEKHPAVASPLTFASDAQVRTATGASPGSVGPLGLRIPVIADRAAAHLADFVCGANEDGHHLTGVNWSRDLPAPEVADLRNVQPGDPSPDGKGVLGVARGIEVGHIFQLGTKYSEALNAKVLDENGRESVMLMGCYGIGVSRVVAAAIEQNHDDKGILWPEPIAPFRVALLPMAMKKSYRVAAACEALYTEFQAAGIEVLFDDRDARPGVMFADMELIGIPHRVVVGEKNLDAGMVEYKRGRGEAELVPLEQIVARLK
- a CDS encoding transglycosylase SLT domain-containing protein; protein product: MARTVKYLLGSLYAAVTAVLLVYTGAANAAVQERPDAADRILLGQAITTAESFEDRFDAEVWLTDMANRLKRWDEIPAEERVLILQTVHQEATHAGLAPELVLSVIHVESNFDRFAISSAGARGLMQVMPFWLDELNRPGDDLFDIRTNIRFGCIILKHYLDREKGNHSRALARYNGSVGKTWYPIRVFEAMRKRWYLQ
- a CDS encoding cupin domain-containing protein — encoded protein: MGQITIEHNPTPMKLETMFVFDWPTRSKEVSTFTRTYSTREKCYLIEGEAIVTPDNGEPVTIKELDLVDFSAGLSCTWKVIKPIKKHYRID